Proteins from one Malania oleifera isolate guangnan ecotype guangnan chromosome 4, ASM2987363v1, whole genome shotgun sequence genomic window:
- the LOC131153491 gene encoding cytochrome b5 — MPTLTNFYTMQEASLHDSKDDCWVVIDGKVYDVTSYLDEHPGGDDVVLAVTGKDATDEFEDAGHSKSARELMENFFVGELDASSTAIPELEISAKKQPVVLTQKLMDITAQHWAVSVAIVGISVIAGYLYVRRK; from the exons ATGCCGACCCTGACAAATTTCTACACCATGCAAGAAGCCTCCCTGCACGACTCCAAGGACGACTGCTGGGTCGTCATTGATGGCAAG GTATATGATGTGACTTCTTATTTGGATGAACACCCCGGTGGAGATGACGTCGTCCTTGCTGTGActg GGAAAGATGCAACTGATGAATTCGAAGATGCGGGGCATAGCAAAAGTGCGAGGGAGCTTATGGAGAACTTCTTTGTTGGTGAGCTTGATGCATCCTCTACAGCTATTCCTGAACTTGAAATTTCTGCCAAGAAACAACCGGTAGTCCTTACCCAGAAGCTCATGGACATTACAGCGCAACACTGGGCTGTTTCTGTGGCCATTGTTGGCATCTCTGTTATTGCTGGTTATCTATATGTGCGTAGGAAATAA